Proteins co-encoded in one Bremerella sp. TYQ1 genomic window:
- a CDS encoding PSD1 and planctomycete cytochrome C domain-containing protein codes for MRIFAASLFLFALTVSAVSAEERIDFNREIRPILSDRCFQCHGPDEEDRHGGLRLDHRETAIAEADSGSIAIVPGKPDESELLHRILSDDEFTQMPPPEANKKPLTKQEIETLRKWIAQGAHWSPHWSFVPPTRPDLPQVENKDWAKNPIDHFILNRLHEQSLAPSQEADKRTLIRRVTLDLIGLPPTPQEVEAFLDDDSPDAYEKLVDRLLASPHYGERMAWPWLDAARYADTNGYQGDPERTMWPWRDWVVDAMNDNMPFDQFTIDQLAGDQRPNATHAQVIASGFNRNHMHNGEGGRIAEETRVENVFDRTETTATVWLGLTYTCCRCHTHKFDPITHTEYFALYDFFNQTSEAGRNSRGAVPPTVSYVSQSNQQKLDQYEQQLASLNRTLDAADTAADAAQIVWEEKQRQTQPWSMPEIIELKTAGDSKLTQLEDGSLRVEGARPDQDVYTIVARTDRQNLSAIRLEALADEKATPAKSTGRAENGNAVLSEFEVFIRPLEKQNDEEAKLTIASATAEHAQGGHPIEAAFDGVFTGGGGWATEGFRRKEDNTAIFRTKQTFGFEGGTEIRFVLHCESKHIAHTLARVRLSVGNGEGEESLSPEEINILAKPLETRSANEARQLRRLFRREFYEGNSPSGETYSQIAKRIEQVESFRKKLRDSVDKIKVMVMDTIGQPRETKILEKGLYDKPIGDAITAGVPEVLPPLPADEPRNRLTLAKWLTEPENPLMARVIVNRYWQLFFGQGLVSTSEDFGTQGVPPTHPELLDWLAIEFQESGWDVKAMHRLIVTSATYRQSAQQTEALREQDPANKWLARQNRFRLPSWMLRDQALHVSGLASLELGGPPVKPYQPDGIWAEATFGKKKYVQDKGNDIYRRSLYVFWRRIVGPTMFFDVANRQTCSVKTAITNTPLHALTTLNDIAYVEAARGLATRVIHESDDPSQRIEKIYAYLLSRPPTDQEREIVQRRIDLLENEYNGHPKLAEQLIAIGDSPADETIPAVELATYTALCNALMNLDEVLNRP; via the coding sequence ATGCGGATATTTGCAGCCTCCCTGTTCCTCTTCGCGCTGACTGTGTCGGCGGTCTCGGCCGAAGAACGGATCGATTTCAATCGTGAAATCCGACCAATCTTGTCGGATCGCTGCTTTCAGTGTCACGGCCCGGACGAAGAAGATCGTCATGGTGGGCTACGACTCGACCATCGCGAAACGGCCATCGCCGAAGCGGACTCTGGCAGCATCGCCATCGTGCCAGGCAAGCCAGACGAGAGCGAACTGCTCCACCGAATTCTGTCAGACGACGAATTCACGCAAATGCCTCCCCCAGAGGCGAACAAGAAACCGCTGACGAAGCAAGAAATCGAAACGCTTCGCAAGTGGATCGCTCAGGGCGCCCATTGGTCGCCGCATTGGTCGTTCGTGCCGCCGACACGTCCCGATCTACCGCAAGTTGAAAACAAAGATTGGGCAAAGAACCCGATCGATCACTTCATTCTCAACCGCTTGCACGAACAAAGCCTCGCACCTTCGCAAGAGGCCGACAAGCGAACGCTCATCCGCCGCGTAACGCTCGACTTGATTGGGCTTCCACCGACGCCGCAGGAAGTGGAAGCGTTCCTTGACGATGATTCGCCTGACGCCTACGAGAAGCTGGTCGACCGGCTTTTGGCGTCGCCGCACTATGGCGAACGGATGGCTTGGCCCTGGCTCGACGCGGCTCGGTACGCCGACACCAACGGTTATCAGGGAGATCCTGAGCGAACGATGTGGCCTTGGCGAGACTGGGTCGTCGACGCGATGAACGACAACATGCCGTTCGATCAGTTCACCATCGACCAGTTAGCCGGCGACCAACGACCCAATGCCACGCACGCTCAGGTCATTGCCTCGGGCTTCAATCGCAACCACATGCATAACGGCGAAGGGGGGCGTATCGCGGAAGAAACACGTGTCGAAAACGTCTTCGACCGAACCGAAACGACCGCCACCGTCTGGCTCGGGCTTACGTATACCTGTTGCCGCTGCCATACGCACAAGTTCGACCCGATCACCCATACCGAATACTTCGCGCTGTACGACTTCTTCAACCAAACTTCGGAAGCAGGGCGCAATTCCCGCGGGGCTGTTCCGCCGACGGTCAGCTACGTCAGTCAGTCGAATCAGCAAAAGTTGGATCAGTACGAGCAACAGCTTGCGAGCCTCAATCGCACTCTCGACGCCGCCGACACCGCAGCCGATGCGGCTCAGATTGTGTGGGAAGAAAAGCAACGCCAAACCCAGCCATGGTCGATGCCCGAGATCATCGAGCTGAAAACGGCCGGCGATTCCAAGCTGACTCAACTGGAAGATGGTTCGCTCCGTGTCGAAGGAGCTCGACCCGATCAAGATGTTTACACGATTGTCGCGCGAACCGATCGGCAAAACCTAAGTGCCATCCGGCTCGAAGCGCTCGCCGACGAAAAAGCCACGCCAGCCAAAAGCACCGGCCGAGCCGAGAACGGCAACGCGGTTCTCAGCGAGTTTGAGGTCTTCATTCGACCGCTGGAAAAGCAGAACGACGAAGAGGCGAAGCTGACCATTGCTTCAGCCACTGCCGAGCACGCCCAGGGAGGCCATCCGATTGAAGCCGCGTTCGATGGCGTTTTCACCGGCGGCGGAGGTTGGGCCACCGAGGGGTTCCGTCGCAAGGAAGACAACACCGCCATCTTCCGCACCAAGCAAACCTTTGGCTTCGAAGGGGGAACTGAGATCCGCTTTGTTCTCCACTGCGAGTCGAAGCATATCGCGCACACGTTGGCACGCGTTCGTCTGTCCGTTGGCAATGGCGAAGGGGAAGAGTCGCTTTCGCCAGAGGAAATCAACATTCTTGCCAAGCCACTTGAAACCCGCTCTGCGAACGAAGCTCGCCAACTGCGTCGCCTTTTCCGCCGTGAGTTTTATGAAGGAAACAGTCCCAGCGGCGAAACTTATTCACAGATTGCCAAACGCATCGAGCAGGTCGAATCCTTCCGCAAAAAGCTGCGCGACTCAGTCGACAAAATCAAAGTGATGGTGATGGATACCATCGGTCAGCCGCGGGAAACGAAGATCTTAGAGAAAGGGCTCTACGATAAACCGATCGGCGATGCCATTACCGCAGGCGTCCCGGAAGTGCTTCCTCCCCTGCCCGCGGACGAGCCACGGAATCGTCTGACGCTTGCCAAATGGCTCACCGAACCAGAGAACCCGCTCATGGCGCGCGTGATTGTGAACAGGTATTGGCAGCTCTTCTTCGGTCAAGGGCTCGTTTCGACGTCAGAAGACTTCGGCACGCAAGGGGTGCCGCCGACGCATCCCGAGCTTCTCGACTGGTTGGCAATCGAATTCCAAGAGAGCGGCTGGGACGTGAAAGCCATGCATCGGCTGATTGTGACCAGCGCAACATATCGGCAATCAGCCCAGCAAACCGAAGCACTTCGCGAGCAGGACCCGGCCAACAAATGGCTGGCTCGGCAGAACCGCTTCCGTCTGCCGTCGTGGATGCTCCGCGATCAAGCACTGCACGTCAGCGGGCTGGCTTCGCTGGAACTGGGAGGCCCTCCGGTCAAACCGTATCAGCCTGACGGCATCTGGGCCGAAGCGACATTCGGCAAGAAGAAGTATGTGCAAGACAAAGGGAACGACATTTATCGCCGTAGTTTGTACGTGTTTTGGCGGCGAATCGTCGGGCCAACGATGTTCTTCGACGTCGCCAATCGGCAAACGTGCTCGGTAAAGACCGCCATTACCAACACGCCGCTGCATGCGTTGACGACGCTCAACGATATCGCCTACGTCGAAGCGGCTAGGGGGCTCGCCACACGTGTCATTCACGAAAGTGACGATCCTTCGCAGCGGATCGAAAAGATCTATGCCTACCTCCTTTCGCGGCCGCCGACTGATCAAGAACGCGAAATCGTCCAGCGCCGGATCGATCTTCTGGAAAACGAATACAACGGCCACCCAAAGCTTGCCGAACAATTGATTGCCATTGGAGATTCGCCCGCCGACGAGACCATCCCTGCCGTCGAACTGGCTACCTACACCGCGCTTTGCAATGCACTGATGAACTTGGACGAGGTGCTGAACCGACCATGA
- a CDS encoding glutamate decarboxylase, producing MALHSKNTVRELLDDDIYASNDLSVQVPKYKFPADEKDPRHVYSVVHDELMLDGNSRQNLATFCQTWVEPEVHKLMDECLDKNMVDKDEYPQTAEIEARCVHMLADLWNSPHEANTVGCSTTGSSEAAMLGGMAMKRRWEAKRKKEDKSIDKPNLITGPVQICWHKFARYWDIELREIPLEGDRLIMTPEEVLKRCDENTIGVVPTLGVTFTCQFEPVKAVAEALDQFEKENGIDIPIHVDAASGGFLAPFCAPELEWDFRLPRVKSINSSGHKFGLAPLGAGWIIWREETDLPDDLVFWVNYLGGNMRDIALNFSRPGGQIVCQYYNFLRLGKEGYRRIHTACYDTAQYLANEISKLGPFEIIYGGEMDNGIPALCWKMKEGVDPGFSLYDFADRLRARGWQVPAYSLPANRQDLVIQRILVRHGVSRDLASLLLDDMQRALEYFEQHPIHAPLTEEEASGFHH from the coding sequence ATGGCCCTCCACTCCAAAAACACCGTTCGCGAATTGTTGGACGATGACATCTATGCCTCGAACGATCTTTCCGTTCAGGTTCCCAAGTACAAGTTCCCCGCCGACGAGAAAGACCCTCGCCATGTTTACTCGGTGGTGCATGACGAGTTGATGCTCGATGGCAACTCGCGACAAAACCTGGCCACGTTCTGCCAGACTTGGGTCGAACCGGAAGTCCATAAACTGATGGACGAGTGTCTCGACAAGAACATGGTCGACAAGGATGAGTATCCCCAAACGGCCGAAATCGAAGCGCGTTGCGTGCATATGCTCGCCGATCTTTGGAACTCGCCTCATGAAGCCAACACCGTCGGATGCTCGACAACAGGATCGAGCGAAGCCGCAATGCTCGGTGGCATGGCCATGAAACGCCGCTGGGAAGCCAAGCGGAAGAAGGAAGACAAGTCGATCGACAAGCCGAATCTGATTACTGGCCCCGTCCAAATTTGCTGGCACAAGTTTGCTCGCTATTGGGACATTGAACTCCGCGAGATTCCCCTGGAAGGGGATCGCTTGATCATGACTCCCGAAGAGGTCCTCAAGCGTTGCGACGAAAACACGATCGGCGTCGTGCCTACGCTTGGCGTGACGTTTACTTGCCAGTTTGAACCAGTCAAAGCAGTTGCCGAGGCGCTCGATCAATTCGAGAAAGAGAACGGCATCGACATTCCGATTCACGTCGATGCCGCCAGTGGTGGCTTCCTGGCTCCGTTCTGTGCACCGGAACTGGAATGGGATTTCCGCTTGCCACGCGTAAAGTCGATCAACAGTTCCGGCCATAAGTTCGGTCTTGCACCCCTGGGTGCCGGCTGGATCATTTGGCGTGAGGAGACCGACTTGCCGGACGACCTGGTCTTCTGGGTGAATTACCTCGGGGGAAACATGCGCGACATCGCGCTGAACTTCTCGCGACCTGGTGGACAGATCGTTTGCCAGTACTACAACTTCCTGCGACTCGGTAAAGAAGGTTATCGCCGCATTCATACCGCTTGCTACGATACGGCTCAGTATTTGGCCAACGAGATCTCCAAGCTGGGACCGTTCGAGATCATTTACGGCGGTGAAATGGACAACGGTATCCCTGCCCTTTGTTGGAAAATGAAGGAAGGCGTCGATCCTGGTTTCTCGCTCTACGATTTCGCCGATCGACTGCGAGCCCGGGGCTGGCAAGTGCCTGCGTACTCGCTTCCCGCGAATCGCCAAGATCTCGTCATCCAGCGGATTCTGGTTCGCCATGGCGTCAGCCGCGACTTGGCTTCGCTCTTGTTGGACGACATGCAGCGAGCGTTGGAGTACTTCGAGCAGCACCCGATTCATGCTCCCCTGACCGAAGAGGAAGCATCTGGGTTCCATCATTAA
- a CDS encoding DUF1552 domain-containing protein has product MKKKMPLSRRRFLQGCGVALSLPWMPSLAPRMARAAEAGKPPVRSAFLYFPNGVWEKDWVPEKTGSDYDLTSSLEPIADVRDDVLVLTGLDKKHSHGGDGHYAKTANFLTGMPVTKTTGKDISSGGISVDQLMAQHVGGNTPLPSLELGTEPVISGIDSNVGYTRLYGSHISWQSPTRPVAKEINPRLVYERLFGKAMSPDSEKAESYQNLLDFVLEDARRLRPKLGRDDQFKMDEYLDSVRAVEKRIEYATKGENGDWQPDVDEHVLAASKPGVPGDFRDHISIMLDLIVLAFQTDSTRIATMMFANDVSGRNFSFLDGVQGGHHQLSHHENKKEKIEQYQRINRWHVDQFAQMLRKMQSIQEGESTLLDNCMVLFGSSMSDGNRHDPDNLPILLGGRGGNTLNSGRHLAAEGMVPLCNVYHAMLERMGVEVEAFGDSTGPLKDLA; this is encoded by the coding sequence ATGAAAAAGAAAATGCCTCTCTCGCGTCGTCGGTTTTTGCAAGGCTGTGGCGTGGCGTTAAGCTTGCCGTGGATGCCGTCTTTGGCTCCGCGAATGGCTCGGGCTGCCGAGGCTGGAAAACCACCAGTTCGTTCGGCGTTTCTCTACTTCCCCAATGGCGTGTGGGAGAAGGATTGGGTACCCGAGAAAACTGGGAGCGATTACGATCTGACCTCTTCGCTGGAGCCGATCGCCGATGTTCGCGACGACGTTTTGGTGTTGACGGGGCTGGACAAAAAACACAGCCATGGTGGTGATGGTCACTACGCGAAGACCGCCAATTTCTTGACGGGCATGCCGGTGACGAAGACGACCGGAAAGGATATCAGCAGTGGTGGTATTTCGGTTGATCAGCTGATGGCTCAACACGTTGGTGGGAATACGCCGCTTCCTTCGTTGGAACTAGGCACCGAGCCGGTCATTAGTGGAATCGATAGTAACGTCGGTTACACGCGTTTGTATGGTTCCCATATTTCGTGGCAGTCGCCAACTCGTCCGGTCGCAAAGGAAATCAATCCGCGTTTGGTTTACGAACGCTTGTTTGGTAAAGCGATGTCGCCCGATTCGGAAAAGGCGGAGTCGTACCAGAACTTATTAGACTTTGTGCTGGAAGATGCCCGGCGTTTGCGTCCGAAGCTGGGGCGTGACGATCAGTTCAAGATGGACGAATACCTCGATTCGGTGCGTGCCGTCGAGAAGCGAATCGAGTACGCGACCAAAGGCGAAAACGGCGATTGGCAGCCGGACGTGGACGAACATGTACTGGCGGCTTCCAAGCCTGGGGTGCCAGGCGACTTCCGCGATCACATTTCGATTATGCTCGACTTGATCGTGTTGGCGTTTCAAACCGATTCAACACGCATCGCAACCATGATGTTTGCTAACGACGTCTCGGGAAGAAACTTCTCGTTCCTCGATGGCGTCCAAGGTGGCCATCATCAGCTTTCGCATCATGAAAACAAAAAGGAAAAGATCGAGCAGTACCAACGCATCAACCGTTGGCACGTCGATCAATTTGCCCAGATGCTTCGCAAGATGCAAAGTATTCAGGAAGGCGAAAGCACGCTGCTCGATAACTGCATGGTGCTCTTTGGTTCCAGCATGTCGGACGGCAATCGCCACGATCCTGACAACTTGCCCATTCTGCTGGGTGGTCGCGGCGGCAACACGCTGAATAGTGGCCGGCATTTGGCCGCCGAAGGCATGGTGCCGCTATGCAATGTTTACCACGCGATGCTCGAGCGAATGGGAGTCGAGGTCGAAGCGTTCGGCGATAGTACCGGACCGCTGAAAGACCTGGCCTAG
- a CDS encoding PVC-type heme-binding CxxCH protein, translating into MMIPRYISLCAVLLLSFLLLSSPANRSFAEEHDYRDQLKPIAPRSPEEAMEAFQVADGFRIELAASEPNVVDPVAMAFDADGRLFVIEMRGYSEDDGDVLGRVRLLEDTNDDGTYEKSTIFAEDFSWPTAICCTRGGVLVGAAPDIIWLKDNDNDGQADERQVVFTGFGKSNVQGLMNTFKWGLDNRIHGVTSSSGANLQKVVDGNPVGEPVSLRGRDFAIDPLAMDLTPISGGGQHGMSMNSWGEKFTCSNSDHLQQVVLEDRYLARNPYLAAPPVRRSIATDGPQAEVYRTSPVEAWRVIRTRLRANKIVPGVVEGGGRPAGYFTGATGVTLFRGDGWPEAYQGMAIVGDVGSNLIHRKQLVDTGIVYQGVRVDENSEFVSSSDIWFRPVQYANAPDGSLYVADMYREVIEHPKSLPEMIKKHLDLTSGRDRGRIYRIVGDDFQRRPTTKLSGLSSTELVGLLNHPNSWQRETAARLIYERQDVTAAPALIDLLEKDVTAEAKLLALYALDGLNQLTPTQLLAAMDDKHPRVRQHAVRLSESHLAASKSLRDKLEKLATDTNPKVRFQVAFSAGYLPTQEKAAVLTQIAKSDADDRDFRAAIQSSLATGAGEFLAQYLQQPPESDALLNDVTRQIGKQQRQDDIAVLVALLPQLRTQQPKRFTSIVKQLNASPGSPLAQQLAKATSGGSQMVIAEMIRDAHQTSLNEKATTEDRIRAIEVLRFADFDADLFDELLQPTQPLSIQTAALQAMQRTNSPEVAKLLLDRWPSLGPGLRTQAAQVLTSRSAWAGQLIDAIADRRIASSDVNLTQLASLKSILNDEQNGKLADILKGQTNSDRAKIVSDYRAALSLKGNVERGQAVFTKHCTACHQYQGQGHPIGPNLAAMKNRGAEAILVNVLQPNAEVNPQYMNYLCLTTDGRNISGIITNETSTAITLVQGDNKAETILRIDIDQLRSTGTSLMPEGLEKVIDHQAMADLLAFLTQSE; encoded by the coding sequence ATGATGATACCTCGTTATATCTCTCTGTGTGCCGTTCTGCTGCTCAGCTTTCTTTTGTTAAGTAGTCCCGCGAATCGCTCTTTTGCGGAAGAGCATGATTACCGCGATCAACTGAAACCGATCGCACCTCGGTCGCCAGAAGAAGCGATGGAAGCGTTTCAAGTCGCCGACGGCTTCCGCATCGAGCTCGCCGCGTCCGAGCCCAATGTGGTCGACCCTGTGGCGATGGCATTTGACGCCGACGGCCGTTTGTTTGTCATTGAGATGCGAGGCTACTCCGAAGACGACGGCGACGTACTAGGCCGCGTTCGCCTTCTGGAAGACACCAACGATGACGGCACGTACGAGAAGAGTACGATCTTCGCCGAGGATTTCTCATGGCCGACTGCCATCTGCTGTACACGCGGAGGCGTGCTCGTCGGTGCGGCGCCTGACATCATTTGGCTCAAAGACAACGACAACGATGGCCAAGCGGACGAGCGGCAAGTGGTCTTCACCGGGTTCGGCAAGTCGAACGTTCAAGGGCTGATGAATACGTTCAAGTGGGGACTCGATAACCGCATTCATGGCGTGACAAGTTCCAGCGGTGCGAACCTTCAAAAAGTCGTCGACGGCAATCCTGTTGGCGAGCCGGTTTCGCTGCGGGGTCGCGACTTCGCGATCGATCCGCTGGCGATGGACCTTACCCCGATCAGTGGCGGCGGTCAGCACGGGATGAGCATGAACAGCTGGGGCGAAAAGTTCACGTGCAGCAATAGCGATCACCTGCAACAAGTGGTGCTCGAAGACCGCTACCTGGCTCGGAATCCTTACTTGGCCGCTCCTCCGGTTCGCCGCAGCATTGCGACCGACGGCCCCCAAGCGGAAGTTTATCGCACAAGCCCTGTCGAGGCCTGGCGCGTGATTCGGACCAGACTTCGTGCCAATAAAATTGTCCCTGGCGTGGTCGAAGGAGGAGGGCGTCCGGCCGGTTATTTCACAGGAGCGACCGGCGTAACGCTTTTCCGAGGCGATGGCTGGCCGGAAGCGTACCAAGGCATGGCGATTGTGGGCGATGTCGGTAGCAACCTGATTCACCGAAAACAACTCGTCGATACCGGAATTGTCTATCAAGGCGTTCGTGTCGACGAAAATTCAGAATTCGTTTCCTCCAGCGACATCTGGTTTCGCCCGGTGCAGTACGCCAACGCTCCAGATGGTTCGCTGTATGTTGCCGACATGTATCGCGAAGTGATCGAGCACCCCAAATCACTTCCAGAGATGATCAAAAAGCATCTTGATTTGACCAGTGGACGTGACCGGGGACGGATCTACCGTATCGTGGGAGATGACTTTCAACGTCGACCGACGACAAAGCTATCGGGGTTATCTTCCACGGAATTGGTCGGCCTATTGAACCATCCTAATTCGTGGCAACGCGAAACGGCCGCTCGGCTGATCTATGAGCGCCAAGACGTGACCGCAGCGCCAGCGCTGATCGATTTGCTTGAAAAGGACGTTACCGCCGAGGCGAAACTGCTCGCCCTGTATGCTCTCGATGGCTTGAATCAACTGACACCAACCCAGCTTCTCGCAGCCATGGACGATAAGCATCCGCGCGTTCGTCAGCATGCGGTACGTCTCAGCGAATCGCATCTGGCTGCGTCTAAATCGCTCCGTGACAAGCTGGAAAAGCTGGCCACCGATACCAATCCGAAGGTGAGATTTCAGGTCGCCTTTTCCGCAGGATACCTTCCGACACAGGAAAAAGCGGCAGTCCTGACTCAGATCGCCAAGTCGGATGCAGACGATCGAGATTTCCGTGCGGCCATCCAAAGTTCGCTTGCCACAGGGGCAGGGGAGTTCCTTGCTCAGTACCTGCAGCAGCCACCCGAATCCGACGCGTTGCTAAACGATGTTACCCGGCAGATTGGCAAACAGCAGCGGCAAGATGACATCGCTGTGCTGGTGGCTCTACTTCCGCAGCTACGTACCCAACAGCCCAAACGGTTTACTTCCATCGTCAAACAACTGAATGCCTCCCCCGGCAGCCCGCTTGCTCAGCAGCTTGCCAAGGCAACCTCCGGCGGATCGCAAATGGTGATCGCCGAAATGATTCGCGATGCCCACCAAACTTCACTGAATGAAAAAGCAACCACCGAAGATCGTATCCGTGCGATCGAAGTGCTTCGCTTTGCAGACTTCGATGCCGATCTGTTCGATGAGCTACTTCAACCAACGCAGCCCCTTTCCATTCAAACGGCCGCCCTGCAAGCCATGCAGCGGACCAATTCACCCGAAGTCGCAAAGCTGCTGCTCGATCGATGGCCCAGCTTGGGGCCTGGGCTAAGAACTCAGGCGGCTCAAGTCCTTACGTCTCGTTCCGCTTGGGCAGGCCAGCTAATCGATGCCATTGCCGACAGACGTATCGCCTCGTCCGATGTCAACTTGACGCAACTGGCAAGCTTGAAATCAATTTTAAACGATGAACAGAATGGAAAGCTCGCCGACATTCTAAAGGGACAAACCAATTCCGACCGTGCAAAGATCGTCAGCGACTACCGCGCGGCCCTTTCACTGAAGGGGAATGTCGAGCGGGGTCAAGCAGTATTCACGAAGCACTGCACTGCGTGTCATCAGTACCAGGGGCAAGGACATCCGATCGGGCCGAATCTGGCTGCTATGAAAAACCGCGGTGCCGAAGCGATCCTCGTGAACGTGCTTCAGCCCAACGCCGAAGTCAATCCGCAGTACATGAATTACCTCTGTTTGACCACCGACGGGCGGAACATTTCTGGCATCATCACGAATGAAACATCGACCGCCATCACGCTGGTCCAAGGAGACAACAAAGCCGAAACCATTCTGCGGATCGACATCGATCAACTTCGCAGCACCGGCACTTCGCTGATGCCGGAGGGCCTCGAAAAAGTGATCGATCATCAGGCCATGGCTGATCTGCTCGCGTTTCTCACCCAATCGGAATAG
- the cls gene encoding cardiolipin synthase — translation MTSFLLHPASLLWILHWSLVLGLSVRVIMKRPSTGVAMAWILLIALAPFFGALVYLLIGERRIGFQRTRRLRFLRGEYRELAADAMQSGTRGIAWEQLPACAAGMDHLGDRLANCPSTRGSQLQLFSETEAMLKAIANDIDAAEKSVLMEFYIWQAGGVADEVLEAVIRASKRGVFCCVLIDALGARPWWKSYQPRRLREAGVHLKEALPVGIVRTFVGRTDLRLHRKIVVVDGRTAWTGSMNLVDPRYFKQDSGVGQWVDAMVRVEGCAVANLAATMLGDWILESGQSVEALIEQAKLEAVAPTGDTVMQVLPSGPGEFGDTLLQMVLATINSAQATLTMTTPYLVPDESLLRAIRGAASRGVKVQLIVPEKVDSLLTRYASRSYFVDLLECGVEVYLYRRGLLHTKSIVADQSVAMFGTVNLDMRSLWLNYELALFVYDASFATQLFELQQTYVANSDRLDPDTWSQRSVKERFLENTFRLASPLL, via the coding sequence ATGACCAGCTTTTTGCTTCATCCCGCATCGCTCCTGTGGATCCTCCACTGGTCGCTGGTCCTCGGGCTCTCCGTTCGCGTCATTATGAAACGCCCCTCGACTGGGGTCGCAATGGCGTGGATTCTGTTGATTGCCCTCGCTCCCTTTTTTGGAGCGTTAGTCTATTTGCTGATTGGCGAACGTCGCATTGGTTTTCAACGAACGCGGCGTCTGCGTTTCCTGCGCGGCGAATATCGCGAACTGGCCGCCGATGCAATGCAAAGTGGAACAAGAGGCATCGCGTGGGAACAGCTTCCAGCGTGTGCCGCGGGCATGGATCACCTCGGAGATCGTCTCGCCAATTGCCCCAGCACACGTGGCAGTCAACTGCAGTTATTCTCTGAAACCGAAGCGATGCTCAAAGCGATCGCAAACGATATTGATGCCGCGGAAAAAAGCGTGCTTATGGAGTTCTACATCTGGCAGGCCGGAGGAGTCGCCGATGAAGTCCTCGAGGCTGTCATTCGAGCCTCCAAGCGAGGCGTGTTCTGCTGCGTGTTGATTGATGCCCTGGGGGCTCGACCGTGGTGGAAAAGTTACCAACCGCGGCGACTACGCGAAGCAGGCGTACATCTCAAGGAAGCATTGCCGGTCGGTATTGTTCGCACATTTGTCGGCCGCACCGATTTGCGACTGCACCGTAAGATTGTCGTCGTCGATGGCCGCACCGCTTGGACCGGGAGCATGAACCTGGTCGATCCTCGCTACTTCAAACAAGATTCGGGAGTAGGCCAATGGGTGGATGCGATGGTTCGCGTTGAAGGCTGTGCCGTTGCCAACCTGGCCGCAACGATGCTGGGTGATTGGATTTTGGAGTCAGGCCAATCGGTGGAAGCACTGATTGAGCAAGCCAAGCTGGAAGCGGTCGCGCCGACAGGCGATACCGTGATGCAAGTCTTACCATCCGGTCCCGGCGAATTCGGCGACACGCTACTGCAAATGGTTCTTGCAACGATCAACTCGGCTCAAGCAACGTTGACGATGACGACCCCCTACCTCGTTCCGGATGAATCCTTACTACGTGCCATTCGTGGCGCCGCATCGCGTGGTGTGAAGGTTCAGCTAATTGTTCCAGAGAAAGTCGATTCGCTGCTGACCCGCTATGCGAGTCGGTCTTATTTTGTGGATCTACTGGAATGTGGCGTCGAAGTCTATTTGTACCGTCGTGGCTTACTACACACCAAGTCGATCGTCGCGGATCAGTCGGTCGCGATGTTTGGCACGGTGAACCTCGATATGCGAAGCCTTTGGCTCAATTATGAACTTGCCCTGTTCGTTTACGACGCGTCGTTCGCGACGCAGTTGTTTGAACTGCAACAAACGTATGTCGCCAATTCTGACCGCTTAGATCCCGACACATGGTCTCAGCGTTCAGTCAAAGAGCGATTCCTGGAAAATACCTTTCGGCTGGCTAGCCCGCTGCTTTAA